ACCCCCGAGGAAGTGATTCCCGGCACCGGGTTCCTCGTGCTGGGAGATACCGGCGTCCAATTGGACTTCACCGATGCCGTACCCCCCGAAGACAGCGTGGACATCGGGGACAAGTGGGAGTTCTTCATCACGGAACCCACTACCACCCTGGCGCAGACCCTGACCGACATCGCCACGGCGCTGACGACCTATGCCCCGTCCATCGTTTATGTGGTGGGCGAGTCCGACCCCACCGATTGGACGGCGGCGGCGCAGGAAGCCTCCGACCGCTTCGACGCGGGCAACCCCACCTGGTTCCTGATGGAATCGGCCCTGCCGGACGTGCTGACTGGGGAGACCCTTGCCGCCTGGGTTACGGCACGGGTGGCGGAGGTGTTCGAGGATTTGTGGGTTTCGGTCTGCGCCGGGTACGGGCGCATTTCCCGCGCCGGTACCAACGAGAATATCCGCCGCAACGTGGCTGGCGTCAACCTGGGACGGCTGGCCAGCATTCCCGTGCAGCGATCCATCGGGCGCGTGGCGGACGGCAACCTGACCGGTGTGGAACTGATGGACGATTTCTCCAACACCGAGGCAAAAACCCTCGACGATAAGGGATTCACCTCGCTCCGCACCTACAACGGCCTAGCCGGAGTTTACTTCTCCAACGGGCGCATGAAGGCAGCCGCCGCAAGCGATTATCAATTCCAGGAGATCGTGCGGGTGGTTCACAAGGCCGTGTCGGAAACCCGCGTGGAAGCCCTGACCGGCATTCAGCAGGACGTGGATGAAGTCGCCCTGCAATCCATGAAGGGGCGGATGGAACGTCCGCTGGATCG
The Candidatus Glassbacteria bacterium DNA segment above includes these coding regions:
- a CDS encoding DUF2586 family protein, translating into MTFFGDVTHVIVDGAAGLAPPGSPLAIVAGVSDSGTIGDALLIGKEGDFSSLGVGPLVDRLRDIQAAGDKTLNVVAVRVTEIGAGTIGTITETKTGTGTQVASGTPKRFAHVIVIATLDGENGVAKVKVSLDGGKNFTPEEVIPGTGFLVLGDTGVQLDFTDAVPPEDSVDIGDKWEFFITEPTTTLAQTLTDIATALTTYAPSIVYVVGESDPTDWTAAAQEASDRFDAGNPTWFLMESALPDVLTGETLAAWVTARVAEVFEDLWVSVCAGYGRISRAGTNENIRRNVAGVNLGRLASIPVQRSIGRVADGNLTGVELMDDFSNTEAKTLDDKGFTSLRTYNGLAGVYFSNGRMKAAAASDYQFQEIVRVVHKAVSETRVEALTGIQQDVDEVALQSMKGRMERPLDRMTATRPPEILGYLLDIPEGQDVVNNGLEYTLDLEGVPVVRNIKISVRFKFGEVV